A genome region from Micromonospora peucetia includes the following:
- the uvrC gene encoding excinuclease ABC subunit UvrC — MADPSTYRPAPGTIPEAPGVYRFRDGTGRVIYVGKAKSLRSRLNSYFADLWGLHQRTQQMVTTAESVDWVTVGTEVEALQLEYTWIKQYDPRFNVRYRDDKSYPYLAVTLNEEFPRLQVMRGAKRKGVRYFGPYSHAWAIRETLDLLLRVFPARTCSAGVFKRAGQVGRPCLLGYIDKCSAPCVGSVTPEQHREIVDGFCDFMAGRTDTMVRGLEREMTEASEQLEFERAARLRDDVAALRRAMEKQTVVLGDGTDADVVAFADDLLEAAVQVFHVRDGRVRGQRGWVVEKTEELSTGDLVHHFCTQVYGDEQGEADVPRELLVPALPADADALADWLSGRRGSRVTLRVPQRGDKRSLLETVERNAKDALTRHKLRRAGDLTTRSKALDEISEALDMRTSPLRIECFDISQMQGTDVVASMVVFEDGLPRKSEYRRFIIRGATDDLSAMSEVLRRRFARYLDARAETGEAGVEPADDSAVPVAPDDLTAPVGPQASTDPVAPDDLTAPVGPEASTVPAGTDEPRVGALIDPTTGRPRRFAYPPQLVVVDGGAPQVAAAAQALAELGIDDVALCGLAKRLEEVWLPDDEFPVILPRTSEGLYLLQRVRDEAHRFAITFHRQRRSKRMTESALDRVPGLGEVRRKALLRHFGSLKRLSAATVEEITEVPGVGRRTAEAILAALGGEAKAPTAD; from the coding sequence ACGATCCCGGAGGCACCGGGGGTCTACCGCTTCCGCGACGGCACCGGCCGGGTGATCTACGTCGGCAAGGCGAAGAGCCTGCGCAGCCGGCTCAACTCCTACTTCGCCGACCTGTGGGGCCTGCACCAGCGCACCCAGCAGATGGTCACCACCGCCGAGTCGGTGGACTGGGTCACCGTGGGCACCGAGGTCGAGGCGCTCCAGCTCGAATACACCTGGATCAAGCAGTACGACCCGCGCTTCAACGTTCGCTACCGCGACGACAAGTCCTACCCCTACCTGGCGGTCACCCTCAACGAGGAGTTCCCCCGGTTGCAGGTGATGCGTGGTGCCAAGCGCAAGGGGGTGCGCTACTTCGGTCCCTACTCGCATGCCTGGGCGATCCGCGAGACGCTCGACCTGCTGCTGCGGGTCTTTCCGGCGCGCACCTGCTCGGCCGGAGTCTTCAAGCGCGCCGGCCAGGTCGGCCGCCCCTGCCTGCTGGGCTACATCGACAAGTGTTCGGCCCCCTGCGTCGGCAGCGTCACCCCCGAGCAGCACCGGGAGATCGTCGACGGCTTCTGCGACTTCATGGCCGGCCGCACCGACACGATGGTGCGCGGGCTGGAACGGGAGATGACCGAGGCCAGCGAGCAGTTGGAGTTCGAGCGGGCGGCCCGGCTACGCGACGACGTGGCCGCGCTGCGCCGGGCGATGGAGAAGCAGACCGTCGTGCTCGGTGACGGCACCGACGCCGACGTGGTCGCGTTCGCCGACGACCTTCTCGAAGCGGCCGTCCAGGTCTTCCACGTGCGCGACGGCCGGGTCCGTGGCCAGCGCGGCTGGGTGGTGGAGAAGACCGAGGAGTTGAGCACGGGCGACCTGGTGCACCACTTCTGCACCCAGGTCTACGGCGACGAGCAGGGCGAAGCCGACGTGCCCCGCGAGCTGCTCGTGCCGGCGTTGCCCGCCGACGCCGACGCACTGGCCGACTGGCTCTCCGGCCGTCGGGGCAGTCGGGTGACCCTGCGGGTGCCGCAGCGTGGCGACAAGCGGTCCCTGCTGGAGACGGTCGAGCGCAACGCGAAGGACGCCCTCACCCGGCACAAGCTGCGCCGGGCCGGCGACCTGACCACCCGGAGCAAGGCGCTCGACGAGATCAGCGAGGCGCTCGACATGCGCACCTCGCCGCTGCGCATCGAGTGTTTCGACATCTCCCAGATGCAGGGCACCGACGTGGTGGCGAGCATGGTCGTCTTCGAGGACGGGCTGCCCCGCAAGAGCGAATACCGGCGTTTCATCATCCGTGGCGCCACCGACGACCTCTCCGCCATGTCGGAGGTGCTGCGCCGCCGCTTCGCCCGCTACCTCGACGCCCGCGCCGAGACCGGCGAGGCGGGCGTCGAGCCGGCCGACGACTCCGCCGTCCCGGTCGCGCCTGACGACCTCACCGCCCCGGTCGGGCCGCAGGCCAGCACAGACCCGGTCGCGCCTGACGACCTCACCGCCCCGGTCGGGCCGGAGGCCAGCACGGTCCCGGCCGGGACCGACGAGCCTCGGGTGGGTGCCCTGATCGACCCGACCACCGGACGGCCGCGCCGGTTCGCGTACCCGCCGCAGCTGGTGGTGGTCGACGGCGGCGCGCCGCAGGTCGCGGCAGCGGCCCAGGCCCTCGCGGAGCTGGGCATCGACGACGTCGCGCTGTGCGGCCTGGCCAAGCGGCTGGAGGAGGTCTGGCTGCCCGACGACGAGTTCCCGGTCATTCTGCCGCGCACCTCGGAAGGGCTCTACCTGCTGCAACGGGTGCGCGACGAGGCGCACCGCTTCGCCATCACCTTCCACCGGCAGCGGCGCTCCAAGCGGATGACCGAGTCGGCGCTGGACAGGGTGCCCGGCCTGGGGGAGGTGCGCCGCAAGGCGCTGCTGCGCCACTTCGGCTCGCTCAAGCGGCTCTCCGCCGCCACCGTGGAGGAGATCACCGAGGTGCCCGGCGTCGGCCGGCGCACTGCCGAGGCGATCCTGGCCGCGCTGGGTGGCGAGGCGAAGGCGCCGACAGCGGACTGA